ctccctccttctgcctcactcactccctctttctctccctctctctctcactcactcactccctccttctgtctcactcactccctctctctctctccttctctctctcaccccctctatctctctctctcactccctctctctcactccctatctctttctctctctcgctccctccctctctctcgctctctgtctggacATGTTCCCTATCACATTAATCAGCCTCATGGATTTAGCCTCAGATATGAAAGACAGGGAAAGGTAACACTTTACAATAAGGTTACATTAACATTAGTCAATGCATTAGTTAACCTAAAAAAATCATTTTGTGAATGTATCTACTAAGCATTTATTAATTGTATGCATTTTTACTAAGCCATAAAAAATGCATTAATACATTGTTTATAAAGCTGATAATTCATTTGAGTTAATAGTTAAATAACCTTAATGTCCCACATCTAAACCATTCATTAACGAATGGTATGTTAGTAAAGAGTTAACAATTAATATTAACAGTATGTTAAGGTTTTATCATGTATCAATCATTTTTAGTGATGCAGGTTCATGTTATTGAGAGATTATATTTATTCTAGTTTAAAAATAGATTGTGTGTGCTTTAAGTATTATTTCTTAATGCTAATTAGCcaagtgtctttgtgagactcatTGTACAGTTGGTACAAATCACACATATACCATTGACTTATTAATGCGGCATGACAACTTGTCAAGcattagcaaaaaaaaaaaaactaaaacaattcAGAGTATGTAATGTATCTTTAATTTCAAAAGCAGAATTAGCAACAACACACAGTTTCATCACAAGCTtagctaatgttagttaaccTGAAATGTTAGCCTACCtaaacagtagctagctaacagcagatAATGAGTCTGCATTGAGCTTCAAAGACTGTTCCTTCGATAACTACATGTTTTCTGTTTGCTGTTTCTTGTAAATTCCTCTGTCATTATTTTTAACTGTTAGATGTGGCTCGTTAGCTAATTATTAGATAGGTGGCTAGCTTTTTTTGTGAATACAGGTTTTATTTGTCATGTTGGTGAGCTGCAGTGAGTGGCAGATCTTGGTTTGATTATTGAAGTGCAGACTGTTCACCCCTGGAGGTGGAGGGGAAGTAGCTGTGGCATTTCCTAGCCTACATTCTTCTGGAACAGAGATATGCAAACTTCCACTCACAGGGCACGTCATACCAGAGCTTCGCACTTGCAGCGTTCATATGCAGAcagtcctctccttctccagcgtTATTGGGCTCATCGGTGTCCCAGTTAGTGTAATCAAATCTGGACCCATCTGACCACATCCATGTGCCCTCCTTGATTGCATCAAAACCTCCAAGCCAGGTGCTATGTAGGTGGCCATTGGTATCATTTGTCAGTGCTTGCATAAACTGGTACTCTAAAAGGCTATGCACGGATGCTAGGTTTCCACCAAGTGCCAAACAGTTTTGCTCCGAATCTACGAATGATTGCTGAATGCTGACAAACTTGAAACAGTGTGATCCATATGTGTGCCAGTCTGAGGGACATGAACTTTCCTTTATCCCCTCCTGCACTGCTGCCACGTGAGCCTCGGCAGGAGGAGTCTGTTCCACCTTAGTCTTCAGTAAGGGTTCTAAACCAAGGAGCTGGATCAGGTTTGCGTCGCCCAGTGCAATGGCAGCACTCAGAAGCAGAAGGACGGCCAACTTCTCCATGGTAATCTTTTCCTGTCAGAGAAGGAATCACAGGTGGTAGTCTGTAGGTTCTGTTCAGCTTGAGAAAGAGGAACCCTTTTATACATGTAGCCCACCAAGCCACAAGGACAATGTAcaaaaaaacatgttgatactGATTCCACATCCTATTGGGAAATGTATCCTAATCCTTCTGCCAAacatacacagagtgtacaaaacattaagaacacctggtgaatccaggtgaaagctataatcccttattaatgtcacttgttaaacccaCTTCAAACAATGTAGATGCTTAAAGAAggttttttaaaccttgagacaatttaaacatgtattgtgtatgtgtgccattcgaaaggtgaatgggcaaaacaaaataatgaagtgtctttgaacggggtatgacaGTAcatgtaggtgccaggcgcacctttttgtgtcaagaactgcaacgctgctgggttttcacgctcaacagtttctggtgtctacaaaacattaagatcatcttcctaatattgagttccagccaccccccccccccttcccctcttcttcttcatctATAGAGAGAACATCTGACATCTTTAGTCAGCTGACACAACTACCTAGACAACTTACACACACATCCCTATACCAGCCCACAAACTATAACCATGCTGGTGGTGTGATCCTATTTGAAACCACTCAAAAGCCAAGAACACACAAACACTTGCAACTACCTAAATTAAACAATCAGACACATGAACAGTGAAACACCTGAATGATTGATTTCATGTTTTATTTCAGTGTCAAATTGTCAGTTGGCGACCCATCCGTTACAGGATCAATTGACACTTTAAAAGAAAATGACAATGATTCTTACAAAGAGTCCTCTGGTGTGCTGTGCAGTGTGCACCGCATACAAAGAATCAACATGATTACAAGGTTGTCTAGGCAAAAACAACTACCTTTAAAGagcaaaaacaaaaataaataaatacagatgTATAAATACAGGTGAATGAAACTGAAAAAAACCGATTTAAACACATTCGGGCCCCAAGAAATAATTAAAATGTGAAAGCTGTATAAGCCTATGCACAATCCATACGTACATGGACCTGATATACGCCTATAACTAAATATGTAATTCAATTATAGGTTTATATAACATTTTCATCGtcgctcagccacataatgccagggtataccTGGTGGGCTTTCTGGAATAGAAAGACACATATATCATGTTTTAAAGGGCAATAGAGTATTGAGTGAATTTCTTTCTCTACCTCTTTGAGGTCACAGTAGTTACAAAGTCTCTCCTATACTATTTCACCACAATANNNNNNNNNNNNNNNNNNNNNNNNNNNNNNNNNNNNNNNNNNNNNNNNNNNNNNNNNNNNNNNNNNNNNNNNNNNNNNNNNNNNNNNNNNNNNNNNNNNNAGcttctctctctactgagaggacaggaactgaaacatcccattcagacagagcttcactctctctacaaaCATCTCAGGTTTTTCTAGAGTTCCTCTCTATGAAGTAACAGTATATAGAATAGCATCATATTCTGCTGTTGGTGTCTGGTCCTTTTGAGCAATATCCATCTGATGCAGTGTTgacttgatgatgatgatgatggtgatgatgatgatgatgatggttatcATGATGATGTTCAGACAATGTATTTGAATGATCCTTTATCTCATTGTAATCAATAATCATGGATTCACTTGACCTGACACCTCTGATCAAAAGTCTTGTGCCTCTTTCAGTCAAAAAGCAGAAGTGTTGCAGTCAGAGGTTTTTGTCATTGTGTAAATCACTGTGATACGAACGCTCCAGCAGAATCATCATACGtctgacagtaatacactgcagagTCTCCAGCCTCTACCTGTTTAATGATGAACTGATAATCTAAGTCTGAGGTGGATTCAGAGTTGAACCGACTAGAGGAGAAACCTGTCCCATAATATTTAGATCTGTCATCGTCAATAAAGCTCAGAACATATTGAGGAACCCCACCAGGAACCTGTTTATACCAATGGACATAGTTTCCATCAAATCTGCCaatgttacagtccatagtgACCTCCTCTCCTGTGGTTTTGGTCTGGACAGACGGCTTCTGGGTCAACACAATGACACCATGAACACCTGTTGACACATCACAATCACCATGAGACATATATATGTAAATATACAAAGTATGACTCAAAGTTTAAAATAAAAACGTTAATGAAAACATACATGTTAGAGCAGTGATGAGAGTGCAGAGTGTCCCCAGCATGTTGTCAGTGTGTGGTGTGAACGGCCCTTACTGTCCAGCTGAGAGATgagcagggttggagtgtgaGGAGAGGCTACAGGACCCACCtataaggagacagacagggaggactAGAGGGAGGGGTCTCTACAGTTAACCTATCACCAAGCCAGGGAGGACCAAAGGGAGGGGCCTCTACAGTTAACCAATCACTACCTACTCTCAAACGTACTGTATCTGGGTCTTCACAAGACCAACAGACAGATTTCAAAATAATATCTGGACGTATCCTatattttcataactgtgacataCATTTCAATTAGAGTCACTATTAAActataaaaaatggaaatatttGAGATAAGACTATTTCATAAACATATTGGATTTGTTTTGTTGCATTGTAAAGATCAGTATTATGTTTCTTCTCAGTTATGTTAGTTAGTTTAAATCAGCATGTCATAATATGTATAATAATAACATAATGATAATATTATCTGGACCTGATAGTGGGGTTCTGAACTAACAGTGCATCACTAAATGACTGTTGATGTAATATgtctctactgtaaaccaggggaCTGACTATCATGGAGGTTGTCTGATACATGGAGTCTTCTGTTAGGACTGAACCTTCTGGAATATCACTTTATCATTCATGCTTTGTGACAACTAGGTGTAATTGTTAATGACAACATTCTAGTAAATGTGTGAAGGGTTTTGTGTAAAACACAAGCATGGAATGTTCTCCTACTGCAGACACACTGGTTCAGGATGACTTGACATTCAGTTAGTGTCTATATTCAGAACATCTGAAAGCAGAAGTGAGTGTGTTTGGTGAGGAGGTTTTTGTCATGGTGTATATCACTGTGATACGTATTCTTGAACAGAGCTGTCCCATGtctgacagtaatacactgctGAGTCTGTCTCCTCCACATTGTTAATAATCAAACAATAATCTGATTTAGACTGATGATTAGATGTGAATTTAGGAGAGGAGAAACCAGAGCCATAGGTAGGAGCACTATCACCATGGTAAAACCTTAACACAAACTGAGGAACTCCTCCTGGAACCTGTTTATACCAACGAGCAATATTCtgaacagtccccaggttacagtccagagtggccgtgtCTCCTTTCCTCACTGTCACAACAGGAGGCTTCTGTGTCACCACAGTCACACCACTGACACCTGGGAAATAAGAAGACATGTAGTAAAGAGAAACATACAGACTCATTAATAAAACAGGAAGATAAACCTCCAGGAAGTCAGACTCCTTACATGTTAGAGCAGTGATGAGAGTGCAGAGTGTCCCCAGCATGTTGTCAGCGTGTGGTGTGAACGGCCCTTACTGTCCAGCTGAGAGATgagcagggttggagtgtgaggagaggagaggctgcaggacccacctataaggagacagacagggaggaccaCTGGGAGGGGCTTATGTAGTTAACCTATCACCAATCCagggaggaccagagggaggGGCCTCTATATCTCACCCTATCAGCTTCTGTATGATGGACTTTTAATCAATTTAAATGACTGTAACTATTCAactatcaaaaatatatatattttatattggacTAAAAAAAACATATGGGATCATTTTGGTTACACTGAAAGGAGCAGTATTTAGTTTCATGTGAGTTGTGTTGGTTAGTTTACTGAAATCAGCATGTCATAATAtagataataacatcataataaTATTATCTGGACCTGATAGTGGGGTTCTGAACTAACAGTACATCACTAAATGACTGTTGATGTAATATGTCTCTACTCTAAACCAGGGGACTGACTATCATGGAGGTTGTCTGATACATGGAGTCTTCTGTTAGGACTGAACCTTCTGGAATATCACTTTATCATTCATGCTTTGTGACAACTAGGTGTAATTGTTAATGACAACATTCTAGTAAATGTGTGAAGGGTTTTGTGTAAAACACAAGCATGGAATGTTCTCCTACTGCAGACACACTGGTTCAGGATGACTTGACATTCAGTTAGTGTCTATATTCAGAACATCTGAAAGCAGAAGTGAGTGTGTTTGGTGAGGAGGTTTTTGTCATGGTGTATATCACTGTGATACGTGCTCTTTAACAGAGCTGTCATATGtctgacagtaatacactgctGAGTCTGTCTCCTCCACAGTATTAATAATCAAACGAAAATCTGATTTAGACTGATGATTAGATGTGAATTTAGGAGAGGAGAAACCAGAACCATAGAATACACGGTTATCACCATGATACCAAAACAAAACATACTGAGGGACTCCTCCTGGAACCTGTTTATACCAACGAGCAGCACTATCCtgaacagtccccaggttacagtccatagtggccttctctcctttcctcactgTCACAACAGGAGGCTTCTGTGTCACCACAGTCACACCACTGACACCTGGGAAATAAGAAGACATGTAGTAAAGAGAAACATACAGACTCATTAATAAAACAGGAAGTAAAACCTCCAGGAAGTCAGACTCCTTACATGTTAGAGCAGTGATGAGAGTGCAGAGTGTCCCCAGCATGTTGTCAGTGTGAACGGCCCTTACTGTCCAGCTGAGAGATgagcagggttggagtgtgaggagaggagaggctgcaggacccacctataaggagacagacagggaggaccagagggaggGGCCTCTGAAGTTAACCAATCACCAGCTATTCTCATTGCTCTACATGAGGCCCTGTCTTCTTCACTGACTCATATTCTACCTCCATCAAACCATAACTGGAGTTTATTATCCTATACTAGTTCTACACAAGACTAACATAATTATGAGGTACTCAGGATGtctccctattccctttatagtgcactactgttgaccagaacccaatgggcctttatcaaaagtagtgcactataaagggaacatagtgccatttgggacacattttcAGTTTCAGTCCACTCCTCTGGTCACCTGCagacccccctaccaccacccctcCCCCCCGAACAGTTCTGAGAGGAAATAAAATAACCTCTTCATTTGCATGAAGCTATAaataaggagaggaggggaggggaagcaGGTGTGTTCTGGGGGAGAAGGGGAACAACACATCACTGCCTGTAACTCAGTGTCAGATCTAGGACACGTCCCTGGTGAATGACTCTGATAACTAGAGATACTAGATATGAAACCATCAGCTGGTCTTTGGGTGGGACTGAAACCAGTGGTCTACAGACAGCTGTTCCTGTTGTAAAGTACATGTAGATCTTTTCTCAGTCATTATTGGTGGTCCTATGTCTCACTCTGGTGTACGTTGACAGAACTGCAGACTCTATTCTGATCACTGATGCACAGTGGGGTGAATACAAACTTCCAATTCAGGTGAATCTTTACTTAGTCATGCATTGATGCCAATGGGAGACTAAGTGAAAATGTGACTGAACTGCAAGTTAGGATTCTCCCCAATGTGAACAAGACCAGACTGAGTGAGGGCACGACCGAGGACAGATGTGAGGAACCAgatgagaacacagagagagaaaatggaacAGGACAAGGGGTTCATGAGGAccagaggaaggagggtccctaaaccttagttagactgatatagtctctctactactacacccatccactagtactagaggaaggagggtccctaaaccttagttagactgatatagtctctctactacacccatccactagtactagaggaaggaggatccctaaaccttagttagactgatatagtctctctactacacccatccactagtactagaggaagagggtccctaaaccttagttagactgatatagtctctctactacacccatccactagtactagaggaaggagggtccctaaaccttagttagactgatatagtctctactactacacccatccactagtactagaggaaggagggtccctaaaccttagttagactgatatagtctctctactacacccattcactagtactagaggaaggagggtccctaaaccttagttagactgatatagtctctctactacacccatccactagtactagaggacggagggtccctaaaccttagttagactgatatagtctctctactacacccatccactagtactagaggaaggagggtccctaaaccttagttagactgatatagtctctctactacacccatccactagtactagaggaaggagggtccctaaaccttagttagactgatatagtctctactactacacccatccactagtactagaggaaggagggtccctaaaccttagttagactgatatagtctctctactacacccatccactagtactagaggaaggagggtccctaaaccttagttagactgatatagtctctctactacacccatccactagtactagaggacggagggtccctaaaccttagttagactgatatagtctctctactacacccatccactagtactagaggaaggagggtccctaaaccttagttagactgatatagtctctctactacacccatccactagtactagaggaaggagggtccctaaaccttagttagactgatatagtctctctactacacccatccactagtactagaggaaggagggtccctaaaccttagttagactgatatagtctctctactacacccatccactagtactagaggaaggagggtccctaaaccttagttagacagatatagtctctctactactacacccattcactagtactagaggaaggagggtccctaaaccttagttagactgatatagtctctctactacacccatccactagtactagaggaaggagggtccctaaaccttagttagactgatatagtctctctactacacccatccactagtactagaggaaggagggtccctaaaccttagttagacagatatagtctctctactacacccatccactagtactagaggaaggagggtccctaaaccttagttagactgatatagtctctctactacacccatccactagtactagaggaagg
The sequence above is a segment of the Salvelinus alpinus chromosome 1, SLU_Salpinus.1, whole genome shotgun sequence genome. Coding sequences within it:
- the LOC139574731 gene encoding ladderlectin-like codes for the protein MEKLAVLLLLSAAIALGDANLIQLLGLEPLLKTKVEQTPPAEAHVAAVQEGIKESSCPSDWHTYGSHCFKFVSIQQSFVDSEQNCLALGGNLASVHSLLEYQFMQALTNDTNGHLHSTWLGGFDAIKEGTWMWSDGSRFDYTNWDTDEPNNAGEGEDCLHMNAASAKLWYDVPCEWKFAYLCSRRM